One window of Manihot esculenta cultivar AM560-2 chromosome 17, M.esculenta_v8, whole genome shotgun sequence genomic DNA carries:
- the LOC110608095 gene encoding protein CLMP1, with protein MGKSGGRRKKGSGGSNQASSGDSGSISISTTLPNANGVVDFDSSIFLKRAHELKEEGNRRFQNKDYAGALEQYDNALRLTPRTHPDRAVFHSNRAACLMQIKPTDYETVISECTMALQVQPRFVRALLRRARAFEATGKYDMAMQDVQVLLGAEPNHQDALEIARRLRTALGPRQEGQQDLQSRPSPAALGASAVRGAPIGGLGPCLPARPVSKKAATHPGGLATSNKLEKPQVNVVSENGPETKVQLPKLGLKPSKPAAYLAKDSQGEECLSSSVSFSSHVPGVAVQWRPLKLVYDHDIRLGQMPVNCTFKVLREIVSKRFPSSKSVLIKYKDNDDDLVTITCTSELRLAESSADNSLHKAPDMNKTEIIGMLRLHIVEVSPEQEPPLLEEEEEKPLETEGSKGDESVSHSSLGESVMEKTDGEIDKADKEAPKEKTEASENPESREAEMDDWLFEFAQLFRTHVGIDPDAHIDLHELGMELCSEALEETVTSEEAQNLFDKAALKFQEVAALAFFNWGNIHMCAARKRIPLDESAGKEVVSAQLQVAYDWVKDKYSLAREKYEEALLIKPDFYEGLLALGQQQFEMAKLHWSFALTKKIDLSSWDSTETLKLFDSAEEKMKAATEMWEKLEELRADELKDPHASKKEELLRRRKKQGSVEGDSSGSGVHGEISPEDAAEQAAVMRSQIHLFWGNMLFERSQVECKLGMDGWKKNLDTAVERFRLAGASEADISMVLKNHCSNGGAGEGDEKKDKNANANAVGEPEESKQDDKV; from the coding sequence ATGGGGAAGTCAGGAGGTAGAAGAAAAAAGGGCAGTGGTGGTTCAAATCAAGCATCTAGTGGTGATAGTGGTAGTATTTCAATTTCAACCACGCTTCCAAATGCTAATGGCGTTGTCGATTTCGACTCCTCAATATTTTTGAAAAGAGCACATGAGCTCAAAGAAGAAGGGAACAGGAGGTTCCAAAACAAGGATTACGCGGGTGCTCTTGAACAGTATGACAATGCTCTTCGATTAACTCCCAGAACCCATCCTGACCGAGCTGTCTTCCACAGCAATAGAGCTGCGTGCTTGATGCAAATCAAACCTACTGACTATGAGACTGTTATTTCTGAGTGTACTATGGCCCTTCAGGTCCAGCCTCGATTTGTGAGGGCTCTCCTTAGGAGGGCTCGTGCCTTTGAGGCGACTGGTAAGTATGACATGGCGATGCAGGATGTTCAGGTATTGTTGGGGGCTGAACCAAACCACCAAGATGCTTTGGAGATTGCCCGGAGATTGAGGACTGCATTGGGTCCTAGACAAGAGGGTCAGCAGGACCTCCAAAGCCGCCCTTCACCTGCTGCTCTAGGGGCATCTGCAGTTCGTGGTGCACCAATTGGCGGTCTTGGGCCTTGTTTACCTGCCCGGCCAGTGTCCAAGAAGGCAGCAACTCATCCTGGGGGATTGGCAACCAGTAATAAGCTGGAAAAGCCTCAAGTGAATGTGGTCAGTGAAAATGGTCCTGAGACCAAAGTCCAGTTGCCAAAACTCGGGTTGAAGCCTTCAAAACCTGCTGCATATCTGGCCAAGGATAGCCAAGGAGAAGAATGTTTATCTTCATCAGTGTCATTTTCTAGTCATGTTCCAGGAGTGGCAGTTCAATGGAGACCATTGAAACTTGTTTATGATCATGACATAAGACTGGGACAGATGCCAGTGAATTGTACTTTTAAAGTGCTAAGGGAGATTGTGAGCAAACGTTTTCCATCTTCAAAGTCAGTTTTGATCAAATATAAAGATAATGATGATGATTTAGTGACTATCACATGTACATCTGAACTCAGATTGGCAGAGTCCTCCGCTGACAACTCCTTGCATAAGGCGCCTGATATGAATAAAACTGAAATAATTGGCATGTTAAGATTACATATTGTTGAGGTGAGTCCAGAGCAGGAGCCTCCTCTGttggaagaagaggaagagaagcCTCTTGAGACTGAAGGGAGTAAGGGAGATGAAAGTGTGTCTCATTCATCACTTGGTGAATCTGTGATGGAAAAAACTGATGGTGAGATTGACAAGGCAGATAAAGAAGCTCCAAAAGAGAAAACAGAAGCTTCAGAAAATCCAGAGAGTAGAGAAGCAGAGATGGATGATTGGTTGTTTGAATTTGCTCAGCTTTTCAGGACCCACGTTGGTATTGACCCGGATGCTCATATTGACTTACATGAGCTTGGGATGGAGCTGTGTTCTGAGGCGCTTGAGGAGACTGTGACAAGTGAGGAAGCTCAAAACCTCTTTGACAAGGCTGCCTTAAAGTTCCAGGAGGTGGCTGCTCTGGCTTTCTTCAACTGGGGAAACATTCACATGTGTGCAGCAAGGAAAAGGATTCCCTTAGATGAGTCTGCTGGAAAGGAGGTAGTGTCAGCACAACTTCAAGTGGCTTATGACTGGGTGAAGGATAAATATTCTTTGGCCAGAGAGAAGTATGAGGAGGCACTTTTGATCAAACCAGATTTTTATGAGGGGTTGCTAGCTCTGGGGCAGCAGCAATTTGAAATGGCCAAACTTCATTGGTCATTTGCACTTACTAAGAAAATAGATCTCTCTAGCTGGGACTCTACAGAAACTCTTAAACTTTTTGACAGTGCCGAGGAGAAGATGAAAGCAGCAACTGAGATGTGGGAGAAGCTGGAGGAACTTCGAGCAGATGAGCTAAAAGATCCACATGCAAGCAAGAAGGAAGAATTGTTGAGAAGAAGGAAGAAACAAGGAAGTGTTGAAGGTGATTCCTCTGGCAGTGGTGTCCATGGTGAGATTTCACCAGAAGACGCAGCTGAACAAGCAGCAGTGATGCGATCACAGATACATCTCTTCTGGGGTAATATGCTTTTTGAGCGGTCCCAAGTTGAATGCAAATTGGGGATGGATGGTTGGAAGAAAAACCTTGATACTGCAGTAGAACGATTTAGGCTTGCTGGAGCTTCCGAGGCTGACATTTCAATGGTTTTGAAAAACCACTGCTCCAATGGAGGTGCAGGGGAAGGAGACGAGAAAAAGGATAAGAATGCTAATGCTAATGCTGTTGGTGAACCAGAAGAGAGCAAGCAAGATGATAAAGTATGA